The Pyruvatibacter sp. HU-CL02332 genome includes a window with the following:
- a CDS encoding VOC family protein encodes MKYLHTMVRVRDLDASLAFYCDHLGLEQRGRFDIEDGRFSLVFLSAPGDESAQVELTHNWDDEELGEGRNFGHLAYEVDDIYAICEKLQASGVTINRPPRDGRMAFVRSPDNVSVELLQKGASKEPAEPWASMENVGHW; translated from the coding sequence ATGAAATACCTGCACACAATGGTTCGTGTCCGTGACCTGGATGCTTCCCTGGCCTTCTACTGCGATCATCTTGGGCTGGAGCAGCGCGGCCGCTTTGACATCGAGGATGGGCGTTTCTCGCTCGTGTTTCTCTCCGCGCCCGGCGACGAGTCAGCCCAGGTCGAACTGACCCACAACTGGGATGACGAAGAGCTTGGCGAAGGACGTAACTTTGGCCATCTGGCTTATGAAGTCGATGACATCTACGCGATCTGTGAAAAACTTCAGGCGTCAGGCGTAACAATCAACCGCCCGCCACGCGATGGGCGCATGGCCTTTGTCCGATCACCGGATAATGTATCTGTCGAGCTGCTGCAGAAAGGCGCCTCCAAGGAACCCGCTGAGCCATGGGCATCCATGGAAAATGTTGGTCATTGGTAG
- a CDS encoding Sir2 family NAD-dependent protein deacetylase, with translation MATTLKDYVDQAKRVVVFTGAGISTESGIPDFRSPGGLWTQNKPIYFQDFMASEAMRIEAWQRKFNMDDTFTNAEPNAGHMAIARLVQSGKVTSVITQNIDNLHQDSGIPDDRIVELHGNTTYAKCLDCGGRHEIEFVRAGFEEDGLPPPCSKCNGILKTATISFGQSMPEEEMLRAEAATLECDLFIAIGSSLVVYPAAGFPIIAKQNGARLVILNREETELDEIADLVLNTEAGPTLSALLPHN, from the coding sequence ATGGCAACGACACTCAAGGACTATGTGGATCAGGCAAAGCGCGTTGTCGTCTTTACCGGCGCTGGTATTTCAACTGAATCCGGCATCCCTGACTTCCGCAGTCCGGGTGGGCTGTGGACACAGAATAAGCCGATCTACTTTCAGGATTTCATGGCTTCTGAAGCCATGCGTATTGAAGCCTGGCAGCGGAAATTCAACATGGATGACACCTTCACCAATGCTGAACCCAATGCCGGTCACATGGCGATTGCTCGGCTGGTGCAAAGCGGCAAGGTCACGTCGGTCATTACCCAGAACATCGACAATCTGCATCAGGATTCAGGCATTCCCGATGACCGTATCGTCGAACTGCACGGCAATACGACTTATGCAAAGTGCCTGGATTGTGGCGGGCGTCATGAAATCGAGTTCGTGCGTGCAGGCTTTGAAGAAGACGGGCTCCCGCCACCCTGCAGCAAGTGCAATGGCATTCTGAAGACGGCAACCATCTCGTTTGGTCAAAGCATGCCGGAGGAAGAAATGCTGCGAGCAGAAGCAGCCACCCTGGAGTGCGATCTGTTTATCGCCATTGGCTCATCGCTTGTTGTGTATCCCGCTGCAGGGTTTCCGATCATTGCCAAGCAAAACGGCGCCCGGCTGGTCATCCTCAACCGCGAAGAAACCGAACTGGATGAGATTGCAGATCTTGTCCTGAATACGGAAGCCGGGCCAACGCTGTCGGCGCTGCTTCCCCACAACTAA
- a CDS encoding PAS domain-containing protein — MLHSDDSKQALQAWLKARGDALFPTTSQFGPFQMRPFLPNIVMIRRMPDLTYRITLVGTALVESFGADATGREVKNAYPSTQHDLLERFYEHIFKHHNLTQSLRAYHRRDGTAVLIEQFMMPVGNEDGVHDRYLLLMNDTPMPEMPLTEPRKDILVGELQRRTVYDPRTLLPVDCELTTPRDAEAMAEPLVAMTPS, encoded by the coding sequence ATGCTGCACTCGGACGATTCAAAACAGGCACTGCAGGCGTGGCTCAAAGCTCGCGGCGACGCATTGTTTCCCACGACCTCGCAGTTCGGGCCGTTTCAGATGCGCCCGTTTCTCCCTAACATTGTCATGATCCGCCGTATGCCCGACCTTACCTATCGGATAACGCTGGTAGGCACGGCTCTGGTGGAGTCGTTCGGTGCAGACGCGACCGGGCGCGAAGTCAAAAATGCATATCCTAGTACGCAACATGACTTGCTGGAGCGGTTCTACGAGCACATCTTTAAGCATCACAACCTTACCCAGTCACTGCGCGCCTATCACCGACGCGACGGCACTGCGGTTCTCATTGAACAGTTCATGATGCCGGTGGGGAACGAGGACGGTGTTCATGATCGCTACCTGCTCTTGATGAACGACACACCGATGCCGGAGATGCCCCTTACCGAACCACGTAAAGATATTCTGGTTGGGGAACTGCAACGCCGAACCGTCTACGACCCGCGCACATTGCTGCCCGTAGATTGCGAGCTGACCACGCCTCGTGATGCCGAGGCGATGGCTGAGCCATTGGTCGCCATGACACCAAGCTGA
- a CDS encoding PAS domain-containing protein — MLRADHIQQLASKWLDARGDQLMPKASQLGPFQMRPFLPNIAMYRKAPEGRYKVTLQGTGLVEAFGFDATGRFLDEVYPDDVYAELSAFYELLFNNQYISHSVRVYERKGTGALVTIEQLMVPLSDENGAHDRYVLLAYNVPLPQRPRSDPNRTIALGSLEERTVYHPETLLPVACFATTPRDAAQMREKLTAFKG; from the coding sequence ATGCTCCGTGCTGATCACATACAGCAACTCGCGAGCAAATGGCTCGATGCGCGTGGTGATCAGTTGATGCCGAAAGCGTCCCAGCTTGGGCCGTTCCAGATGCGCCCCTTTCTGCCCAACATTGCAATGTATCGGAAGGCACCGGAGGGTCGTTACAAGGTGACCCTGCAGGGAACCGGTCTGGTTGAGGCATTCGGGTTTGATGCTACGGGTAGGTTTCTGGACGAGGTTTATCCCGATGATGTGTATGCCGAACTTAGCGCCTTCTATGAGTTGCTTTTCAACAATCAGTACATCAGCCACTCAGTTCGGGTTTATGAACGCAAGGGAACAGGCGCCCTCGTTACAATCGAGCAACTCATGGTGCCACTGAGCGATGAAAATGGTGCGCACGATAGATACGTGCTGCTGGCCTACAACGTTCCCCTGCCCCAGCGACCGCGCAGCGATCCCAATCGGACCATTGCTCTGGGCAGCCTCGAAGAGCGCACCGTGTACCACCCCGAAACGCTGCTGCCCGTTGCATGCTTTGCAACTACGCCAAGAGACGCCGCGCAGATGCGGGAAAAGCTCACAGCGTTTAAGGGGTGA
- a CDS encoding SDR family oxidoreductase, translating to MTDKRIAILTDATHFVGDAIAKRLSNDGYRVFAVDPVFSDADKRSAFESLAGNISALTQHSAADVVEHVMGKEGQIDLLASNDAYPAIRAPLQDIASDVLRDTLEALVVKPFDFASHVASHMKARKEGKIVFLTSAAPLNGLPNYAMYCAARGAMNAAVKALAKELGPSNVQVNAIAPNFVANPDYFPPDLMADPDKAPKILRNIPLGRLGKPEEVAAMVAQLASEDGGFFTGQVIAASGGWA from the coding sequence GTGACCGACAAACGTATCGCCATCCTGACCGACGCCACTCACTTTGTAGGCGATGCCATCGCAAAACGATTATCCAATGACGGCTATAGGGTCTTTGCCGTCGATCCCGTGTTTTCAGACGCAGACAAGCGATCTGCCTTTGAATCTTTGGCGGGAAACATAAGCGCCCTCACCCAACACAGTGCTGCGGACGTCGTAGAACATGTGATGGGCAAGGAAGGTCAGATTGACCTTCTGGCCAGCAATGATGCTTACCCCGCCATCCGCGCGCCACTTCAGGACATTGCCTCCGATGTTCTGCGCGACACCCTGGAAGCATTGGTCGTGAAGCCTTTTGACTTTGCGTCCCACGTTGCAAGCCACATGAAGGCACGCAAGGAAGGCAAGATTGTTTTCCTCACTTCGGCTGCCCCGCTGAACGGTCTGCCCAACTACGCCATGTATTGCGCCGCGCGCGGTGCCATGAATGCGGCAGTAAAGGCACTGGCCAAGGAGCTGGGTCCATCCAATGTGCAGGTCAATGCCATTGCGCCTAACTTTGTAGCGAACCCGGACTATTTCCCGCCTGACCTGATGGCGGACCCGGACAAGGCACCCAAGATTCTCAGGAACATTCCTCTTGGCCGCCTCGGCAAACCCGAGGAGGTGGCCGCGATGGTTGCTCAGCTGGCCAGCGAGGATGGCGGGTTCTTTACCGGTCAGGTGATTGCCGCGTCCGGCGGGTGGGCCTAG
- a CDS encoding alpha-glucosidase family protein, whose amino-acid sequence MSEWWQGAVVYQIYPRSYMDTDGDGVGDLEGIRRKLDYVASLGVDAIWLSPIYPSPNNDFGYDVADYVNVDAAMGGMAAFDALLEEAHARGLKVILDQVLSHTSDQHAWFQESLTSKDNPKSDWYVWTEAREDGTPPNNWLAAFGGASWSWHPLRRQYYFHQFLRTQPKLNFHNPDVVEAVLNVLRFWLDKGVDGFRLDVANSYVHDASLGDNTPVPKEKRSALSWSHPARLQFHDHDWNQPENVAIMTRIRDVVDSYEDRLVFGEFAAGEKILGQYAGGDDRLHTAYTFTLLDAANLERSVFDHYYSRIAGPVEDLFPCVTFSNHDVARPVTRWSKGRDKAQVAKLGMALLMCLRGTALMYQGEELGLDDIDVTREQIQDPFGTLYFPHFKGRDGCRSPMPWAPDVRYAGFSTVEPWLPVGPEHPALSVSTQEADTGSTLAFSKQAIALRKAHPVLQTGDITLLETSNDVLAFTRSDGAQTMTCVFNFGDEDATIDTNAVLSPELTLGKAGHDAGQVTVGPLGVFVGMNAE is encoded by the coding sequence ATGAGCGAGTGGTGGCAAGGTGCCGTCGTCTACCAGATCTATCCGCGCAGCTATATGGACACGGATGGGGACGGCGTTGGTGATCTTGAAGGCATTCGGCGCAAGCTCGACTATGTTGCCTCTCTTGGCGTGGACGCAATCTGGCTATCACCGATCTACCCGTCACCAAACAATGACTTTGGGTATGACGTTGCCGACTATGTGAATGTTGATGCGGCCATGGGGGGTATGGCTGCATTCGATGCGCTGCTTGAAGAAGCCCATGCGCGCGGTTTGAAAGTCATTCTGGATCAGGTCCTGAGCCACACGTCCGACCAGCATGCCTGGTTTCAGGAGAGCCTGACGTCAAAGGACAACCCCAAGTCCGACTGGTATGTGTGGACCGAAGCACGCGAAGACGGTACACCGCCCAACAACTGGCTGGCAGCCTTTGGCGGGGCTTCATGGTCATGGCACCCCCTGCGCCGGCAATACTACTTCCATCAGTTCCTGCGGACGCAGCCCAAGCTGAATTTCCACAATCCCGATGTGGTTGAGGCGGTGCTGAACGTATTGCGTTTCTGGCTCGACAAGGGCGTGGACGGGTTCCGGCTTGATGTTGCCAATTCCTATGTGCACGACGCCTCCCTTGGGGACAACACACCCGTTCCCAAGGAGAAGCGCTCAGCCCTCTCCTGGAGCCACCCAGCCCGCCTGCAGTTTCATGACCATGATTGGAACCAGCCGGAAAACGTCGCCATCATGACCCGCATCCGCGACGTGGTGGACAGCTATGAAGATCGACTGGTGTTTGGCGAGTTTGCCGCAGGTGAGAAGATCCTCGGCCAATATGCGGGCGGCGACGACCGGCTACACACCGCATACACATTCACGCTGTTGGATGCTGCCAACCTCGAGCGCTCGGTCTTTGATCATTACTACAGCCGCATCGCCGGACCGGTGGAAGACCTGTTCCCGTGTGTGACCTTTTCCAACCACGATGTGGCCCGGCCCGTCACACGCTGGTCCAAGGGCCGTGACAAGGCGCAGGTCGCCAAGCTCGGCATGGCGCTCCTCATGTGCCTGCGCGGCACGGCCTTGATGTATCAGGGCGAAGAGCTGGGTCTCGACGACATTGATGTCACCCGCGAGCAGATACAGGACCCGTTCGGCACGTTGTATTTCCCACACTTCAAGGGCAGGGACGGGTGCCGCTCTCCCATGCCGTGGGCGCCGGACGTCCGCTATGCGGGGTTCTCGACTGTTGAGCCGTGGCTGCCCGTTGGGCCGGAGCATCCCGCCCTGTCAGTCAGCACTCAGGAAGCAGACACTGGCTCGACACTGGCGTTTTCCAAGCAAGCGATTGCTCTGCGCAAGGCGCACCCGGTTTTGCAGACCGGTGACATCACACTGCTTGAAACGTCAAACGACGTGCTGGCCTTCACCCGAAGTGACGGAGCTCAGACCATGACGTGCGTGTTCAATTTTGGCGATGAAGACGCAACCATCGACACCAATGCTGTCCTCTCCCCAGAGCTGACCTTAGGCAAGGCTGGCCACGATGCGGGTCAGGTGACAGTTGGCCCGCTGGGGGTCTTTGTCGGGATGAATGCTGAGTAG